In a single window of the Pseudohongiella acticola genome:
- the moaB gene encoding molybdenum cofactor biosynthesis protein B, whose protein sequence is MSSNSIAVNAAVVTVSDTRTEDTDSSGRYLAEQLENAGHRLLHKIIIKDDTYKLRALIASLIADDQVQAILVTGGTGFTARDNTVKAVTPLLDMHIDGFGEIFRYLSHAEIGSSTVQSRAFAGMSNGAIVFCMPGSTGACRTAWEGLIEQQLDSRHKPCHFVDKLKNVHQPGS, encoded by the coding sequence ATGAGCAGTAACTCTATTGCGGTAAATGCCGCCGTTGTAACGGTTTCCGACACGCGCACCGAAGACACAGACAGTTCCGGCCGTTATCTGGCGGAACAACTGGAAAATGCAGGTCACCGTCTCCTCCACAAAATCATTATCAAAGATGACACCTACAAATTGCGAGCGTTGATAGCGAGCCTGATTGCTGACGACCAGGTGCAGGCGATTCTGGTCACCGGGGGAACAGGGTTCACGGCGCGAGACAATACAGTCAAGGCAGTGACGCCGTTACTGGATATGCATATTGATGGTTTTGGTGAGATTTTCCGCTACCTGTCCCATGCCGAGATTGGCAGTTCAACAGTACAGTCAAGGGCGTTTGCAGGAATGAGTAATGGCGCTATCGTATTTTGCATGCCGGGGTCGACCGGGGCATGCCGTACTGCATGGGAAGGGTTGATCGAACAACAACTGGACAGTCGGCATAAGCCTTGTCATTTCGTGGATAAGCTGAAAAATGTGCACCAGCCCGGTAGCTGA
- the moaA gene encoding GTP 3',8-cyclase MoaA, translating to MPRPDDTDTAQAPSLIDRFGRRVDYVRLSVTDRCDFRCVYCMTEDMQFLPRQQVLTLEEIYSVGRAFTELGVTKLRLTGGEPLVRNNVMSLIQALGRLPGLQELLLTTNGAQLGKLAAPLRDAGVNRINISIDSLDSERFKRITRVGRLDKVLSGIEAARKVGFDRIRLNAVIMKGYNEDEILALTDYAVNHDIDIAFIEEMPLGQASDHAREDTVCSNDWVRERIESRYTLVNSAATTAGPSKYFQIPGQKSRIGFISPMSHNFCADCNRVRVTVEGRLLLCLGNEHSADLRSVLRQGSDAAIQDELASLERASETPVSDALKQAIIAAMDLKPERHHFYEQDYAQPVRLMNMTGG from the coding sequence ATGCCCCGACCTGATGATACTGATACAGCACAAGCACCTTCGCTGATCGACCGCTTTGGTCGGCGAGTTGATTATGTGCGGCTGTCAGTGACTGATCGATGTGATTTCCGTTGTGTTTACTGCATGACTGAAGACATGCAATTTTTGCCTCGCCAACAGGTGCTGACGCTGGAAGAGATCTACAGTGTCGGCCGTGCGTTTACCGAACTGGGTGTCACCAAACTTCGGCTGACGGGCGGCGAGCCCCTGGTGCGTAACAACGTGATGTCGCTTATTCAGGCATTGGGTCGCTTGCCCGGTTTGCAGGAGCTACTGCTGACAACCAATGGCGCTCAGCTGGGCAAACTGGCGGCTCCATTGCGGGATGCCGGGGTGAATCGCATCAACATCAGCATCGACAGTCTTGATAGTGAGCGCTTCAAACGTATTACGCGCGTAGGGCGCCTGGACAAGGTGCTGTCGGGCATTGAGGCCGCACGCAAAGTCGGCTTCGACCGAATTCGGCTTAACGCTGTGATCATGAAAGGTTACAACGAGGATGAAATTCTTGCTCTGACCGATTATGCGGTAAATCACGATATTGATATCGCGTTTATTGAAGAAATGCCGCTGGGGCAGGCCTCAGACCATGCCCGTGAAGATACTGTGTGCAGCAATGACTGGGTCCGTGAGCGAATTGAATCGCGTTACACGCTGGTTAACAGCGCAGCAACCACAGCAGGCCCGTCCAAGTATTTTCAGATTCCGGGTCAAAAAAGTCGTATTGGCTTTATATCCCCCATGTCACATAACTTCTGCGCTGACTGTAATCGCGTGCGCGTCACCGTCGAAGGGCGCCTGCTGCTGTGTCTGGGCAACGAGCACTCCGCCGATCTGCGCTCGGTGCTGCGGCAGGGCAGTGACGCCGCGATTCAGGACGAGCTGGCAAGTCTGGAACGAGCCAGCGAAACGCCCGTCAGCGATGCGTTGAAGCAGGCCATAATTGCGGCAATGGACCTGAAACCGGAGCGACATCATTTTTATGAACAGGATTACGCACAACCGGTGCGCCTGATGAACATGACAGGAGGCTGA
- the ccmI gene encoding c-type cytochrome biogenesis protein CcmI produces the protein MFWIVSLLLMLLAVLFVLVPVVRFAMQQKHAVSGGQFHRDSANLMIFEERLAELDAEREGGALDDEQYQALKAELQRTLLADIKPETAEKESAPARAQTPGFSALLAPSRLLPVLTIVLMLPLAFYLYGVWGFERDLEIADVFERSRDNQGDPEELRDLIFELGAIIEEDARNGWAWYYLARHLVSLGQINEAAQAFERAAANIENEQDRAIVLGQYAQAAYISSGQQITQEVQAIIDQAQRLNPAEQSVLQLLGADAFVNENYQGAITYWQQLLGMSRNQDDRQFLQQMMAEAQQRMAAAGETIDSLQGPRVEISLSLQPELEFAPDTRVFVSARNVEMTGPPLAAQVLTVADLPAVVSLSDANAVGPFNLSSAEEVTIVATVSLSGSADVQSGDFQVRSPTLQLSDDEPVRLQMQIADALP, from the coding sequence TTGTTCTGGATAGTCAGTCTGCTACTCATGTTGCTCGCGGTACTTTTTGTGCTGGTGCCGGTCGTGCGGTTTGCGATGCAACAGAAACATGCGGTTAGTGGTGGGCAATTTCATCGGGACTCGGCGAATCTGATGATTTTTGAGGAAAGACTGGCCGAGCTGGATGCAGAGCGTGAGGGCGGGGCTCTGGATGACGAGCAGTATCAGGCACTAAAAGCAGAACTGCAACGAACCCTGCTGGCAGATATTAAACCGGAAACAGCAGAGAAAGAATCGGCTCCTGCACGAGCACAAACGCCCGGGTTTTCGGCATTGCTGGCACCGTCACGGTTGCTACCGGTATTAACCATCGTGCTGATGCTGCCGCTGGCATTTTATCTCTACGGCGTCTGGGGTTTTGAGCGAGACCTGGAGATCGCGGATGTATTTGAACGCAGTCGGGATAACCAGGGTGATCCGGAAGAGCTTCGAGACCTGATTTTTGAATTGGGTGCAATTATCGAGGAAGACGCCCGGAACGGCTGGGCCTGGTACTACCTGGCTCGACATCTGGTCAGCCTCGGTCAGATAAATGAGGCCGCCCAGGCGTTTGAGCGGGCAGCGGCGAATATTGAAAATGAGCAGGATCGGGCTATTGTTCTGGGACAGTACGCGCAGGCTGCCTACATTTCTTCCGGGCAACAGATAACACAGGAAGTCCAGGCAATTATTGATCAGGCTCAACGCCTGAACCCGGCAGAACAATCGGTGCTGCAACTGCTGGGCGCTGATGCCTTTGTGAATGAAAACTATCAGGGTGCAATAACGTACTGGCAACAATTGCTGGGCATGTCCCGGAATCAGGATGACAGGCAGTTTCTGCAACAGATGATGGCAGAGGCTCAGCAGCGAATGGCTGCGGCCGGAGAAACGATTGATAGTCTTCAGGGTCCACGAGTCGAGATCAGTCTGTCGCTGCAGCCGGAACTGGAGTTTGCGCCTGATACCCGGGTGTTTGTGTCCGCACGTAATGTTGAGATGACAGGTCCGCCTCTGGCAGCACAGGTGCTGACAGTCGCCGATCTGCCTGCGGTGGTTAGCTTGTCGGATGCCAATGCTGTCGGACCCTTTAATCTCTCTTCAGCTGAGGAAGTCACCATAGTGGCGACGGTTTCGCTCAGTGGGTCAGCCGATGTACAATCAGGAGACTTCCAGGTGCGATCGCCGACACTGCAACTCTCCGACGATGAGCCGGTCCGGCTGCAAATGCAAATTGCCGATGCGCTGCCCTGA
- a CDS encoding cytochrome c-type biogenesis protein, translated as MMRRSLLKSFALLLSLVLLIPLHSEDTQAAVDVYEFETAEQEQRFRALSNEFRCPMCQNANLTSSPGGVAADLRREIYRMIIEGQTDQEIEAFMLARYGDFILYRPRLTLETVLLWFGPLLFLLIGIWAAYSIMKRSGKETPQASGSLSDDEEVRLKQLLAEKAKTGQD; from the coding sequence ATGATGCGTCGTTCATTACTAAAAAGCTTCGCCTTGCTATTATCACTCGTGTTGCTGATACCACTGCACAGCGAAGACACACAGGCGGCGGTTGATGTTTATGAGTTTGAAACGGCAGAGCAGGAGCAGCGCTTCCGTGCTCTGTCCAACGAGTTTCGTTGCCCCATGTGTCAGAACGCCAATCTGACCAGCTCGCCAGGTGGCGTTGCTGCGGATCTGCGACGCGAAATCTATCGCATGATCATTGAGGGGCAGACGGATCAGGAAATTGAAGCGTTCATGCTGGCCCGATATGGAGACTTTATTTTGTATCGACCACGACTGACGCTGGAGACAGTTCTGCTCTGGTTTGGTCCGTTGCTGTTCTTGCTCATCGGTATCTGGGCTGCGTATTCGATTATGAAACGAAGCGGCAAAGAAACCCCGCAAGCATCCGGGTCGCTCAGCGACGATGAAGAAGTCCGGCTAAAACAGCTTCTTGCTGAAAAAGCGAAAACAGGACAGGACTAG
- a CDS encoding DsbE family thiol:disulfide interchange protein — translation MKNLKLYLPVIGFAALAVLMWRGLYLDSRTLPSMLLDRPLPEFELRALETGDQLLSVQDLPDEPFILNIWGSYCLPCLQENPIFMAAKEADVIPIIGVNYKDTDAAAREWLDDNGNPFTLSIIDDTGRYGIDLGVYGAPETFIVDAQGVIRYKHIGVIDYQSWDEEILPVIDAVQAEAGS, via the coding sequence ATGAAGAACCTGAAGTTGTATCTGCCCGTGATTGGGTTTGCTGCGCTGGCAGTGCTGATGTGGCGGGGGTTGTACCTTGATTCGCGCACATTGCCATCGATGCTGCTGGACCGACCCTTGCCCGAGTTCGAGCTCAGAGCGCTGGAAACAGGCGATCAGCTGCTGTCTGTGCAGGACCTGCCTGATGAACCGTTCATCCTTAATATATGGGGTAGTTACTGTCTGCCATGTCTGCAGGAGAACCCGATTTTCATGGCAGCCAAGGAAGCAGATGTCATTCCCATTATCGGTGTGAACTATAAAGATACAGACGCTGCTGCCCGCGAGTGGCTGGACGATAATGGCAACCCGTTCACGCTGAGCATTATTGATGACACCGGGCGCTATGGTATTGACCTGGGTGTTTATGGTGCACCTGAGACCTTCATTGTTGATGCACAGGGTGTCATTCGATACAAACATATCGGTGTGATTGATTATCAGTCATGGGACGAGGAAATTTTGCCCGTTATTGATGCCGTGCAGGCCGAGGCAGGTTCATGA
- the ccmE gene encoding cytochrome c maturation protein CcmE: MKAHRKKTLGIILFIAAGLSVAIGLSLYALSSNIDLFYTPTQIAAGEVAPGQRIRIGGMVKEGSILHSEEQLQVNFVATDYANDVDVQYNGILPDLFREGQGIVAEGSVTPEGQFVASRVLARHDENYMSVEVKAAMDAAERERVMGQAPAQGQGSYQ; this comes from the coding sequence ATGAAAGCGCATCGCAAAAAAACCCTGGGTATCATCCTGTTCATCGCGGCTGGCCTGAGCGTGGCCATCGGTCTGTCGCTGTACGCACTCAGCTCAAACATAGATCTTTTTTATACGCCGACACAGATTGCCGCAGGTGAAGTGGCACCGGGGCAACGAATCCGCATAGGTGGCATGGTCAAGGAAGGTTCCATTCTGCACAGCGAAGAGCAGTTGCAGGTCAATTTTGTAGCCACGGATTATGCCAACGATGTTGATGTGCAATACAACGGTATTTTGCCGGACCTGTTCCGTGAAGGGCAGGGTATTGTTGCTGAAGGCAGCGTCACACCCGAAGGGCAGTTTGTTGCGTCGCGTGTGCTGGCTCGTCACGATGAAAACTACATGTCTGTCGAAGTCAAAGCTGCGATGGACGCGGCAGAGCGGGAACGGGTCATGGGTCAGGCGCCAGCGCAGGGTCAGGGGAGCTATCAATGA
- the ccmD gene encoding heme exporter protein CcmD, whose protein sequence is MPTLQFSSVSEFIQMGAYSFHVWVVYLLFAVFVGYNLLLPGLQRKQFVSEQKRRAQRDAELTVQAARRKDSHSRGEG, encoded by the coding sequence ATGCCAACATTGCAGTTTTCCAGCGTTAGCGAATTCATCCAGATGGGCGCGTACAGCTTTCACGTGTGGGTGGTTTACCTGCTGTTTGCGGTTTTTGTGGGTTACAATCTGCTGTTGCCGGGACTACAGCGCAAACAGTTTGTAAGCGAGCAGAAGCGCCGCGCGCAACGCGACGCAGAGTTGACGGTTCAGGCTGCCCGCCGTAAAGACAGCCATAGCAGAGGTGAAGGATGA
- the ccmC gene encoding heme ABC transporter permease CcmC: MWLWFSKLGSPRWFYELSSKWLPWLYAAMAVLMLVGLTWALLFVPEDYQQGNTIRIMYVHVPVASISLACFPLMAIAGAITLVWKMKLADMVAKCVAPIGLWFTGLALATGAIWGEPIWGTWWAWDARLTSMLIQFFLFVGVIALRSAIESTDAAAKACAVLAIVGAINVPIIKYSVEWWNTLHQPASTISMDATAPNPPEIWVPLLIMIAAVYLLFVISLILRTRNEILQRERRSQWVTELVARSQG; the protein is encoded by the coding sequence ATGTGGTTATGGTTTTCAAAACTGGGGTCTCCACGCTGGTTCTATGAATTGTCCAGCAAGTGGCTGCCCTGGCTCTACGCCGCCATGGCGGTGCTGATGCTGGTGGGCCTGACCTGGGCGCTTTTGTTTGTGCCGGAAGATTACCAGCAGGGGAATACAATCCGGATCATGTACGTGCATGTACCGGTAGCCAGTATTTCTCTGGCCTGCTTTCCACTGATGGCAATTGCTGGTGCCATCACGCTGGTATGGAAAATGAAACTGGCCGACATGGTCGCCAAATGTGTGGCGCCGATAGGGCTTTGGTTTACCGGCCTGGCGCTGGCCACAGGGGCGATCTGGGGCGAGCCGATATGGGGCACCTGGTGGGCCTGGGATGCCAGATTAACATCGATGCTGATCCAGTTTTTCCTGTTTGTCGGCGTGATAGCACTGCGTTCAGCTATTGAAAGTACCGATGCGGCAGCCAAAGCCTGTGCTGTGCTGGCTATTGTCGGCGCCATCAATGTGCCCATCATCAAATATTCGGTGGAATGGTGGAACACCTTACACCAGCCCGCCAGCACAATCTCCATGGACGCCACCGCGCCGAATCCGCCGGAGATATGGGTGCCGCTCTTGATCATGATTGCGGCGGTTTATCTGCTGTTTGTGATTTCGCTTATTTTACGCACACGCAATGAAATTCTGCAGCGTGAGCGCCGGTCGCAATGGGTGACCGAATTAGTTGCACGCAGCCAGGGTTGA
- the ccmB gene encoding heme exporter protein CcmB produces the protein MSASSTTPEVSTWGAFLATLRRDLLVAFKRRNDLLNPIMFFLIVVTLFPLGVSPDPLELTRIAAGVVWVSALLASMLSLDNLYRADYEDGSLEQLLLSPQPLFFLVLAKNIAHWLISGLPVVVLSPLLAYMLYLPESAYWTLVLTLLIGTPVLSLFGSIGVALTVGLGSRGLILAVIVLPLTMPVLIIGAKAVSDVMFGLPVGSHFALLGAILAVALSIAPLASAAALRISVS, from the coding sequence ATGAGCGCCTCTTCAACAACACCCGAGGTCAGCACCTGGGGCGCGTTTCTGGCGACGCTACGACGTGATCTGCTGGTTGCCTTTAAACGCCGCAACGACCTGCTTAACCCGATCATGTTTTTTCTGATCGTGGTGACGCTGTTTCCGCTTGGCGTGAGCCCGGACCCTCTGGAATTGACCCGGATAGCCGCAGGTGTGGTCTGGGTGTCCGCGTTGCTGGCCTCCATGCTGTCTCTGGACAACCTGTACCGGGCCGATTATGAGGACGGTTCCCTGGAGCAGTTGCTGTTATCGCCACAGCCCCTGTTTTTTCTGGTGCTGGCAAAGAATATCGCACACTGGCTGATCAGTGGTCTGCCTGTGGTGGTATTGTCCCCGTTACTTGCGTACATGCTTTATCTGCCTGAATCGGCCTACTGGACGCTGGTGCTGACGTTATTGATAGGTACACCGGTATTAAGCCTGTTTGGCTCCATCGGCGTGGCGCTGACCGTAGGCCTGGGTAGCCGCGGCCTTATTCTGGCGGTGATTGTTTTGCCGTTGACGATGCCGGTGCTTATAATCGGCGCCAAAGCAGTCAGCGATGTCATGTTCGGGCTGCCAGTGGGCAGTCATTTTGCCTTGCTGGGGGCGATCCTGGCGGTCGCGCTGAGTATTGCGCCGCTGGCGTCAGCTGCTGCATTGCGGATCAGTGTCAGTTAA
- the ccmA gene encoding cytochrome c biogenesis heme-transporting ATPase CcmA has translation MTPDEPLISTETDLQSGTDSLLQVQSLFCERDERVLFSDLNFSLQAGQLLQVLGSNGSGKTTLLRIICGLNDSYQGNILWCGEPVREQRETFLASLLYIGHRVGVNRILTPRENLRWSASLHTPVDDSRIDSALARVGLKAYEDVPCRNLSAGQNQRVSLARLLISPAVLWILDEPFTTLDVYGVRELEQLLSEHVGKGGAVLVTTHHRLNVPCAVERLNLDGVEQPA, from the coding sequence ATGACCCCTGATGAACCCCTGATTTCGACCGAAACCGACCTGCAGTCGGGTACAGACTCACTGTTACAGGTACAGTCGTTGTTCTGTGAGCGTGACGAGCGGGTGCTTTTTTCGGATTTGAACTTTTCCCTGCAAGCCGGACAACTGTTGCAGGTGCTGGGCAGCAATGGCAGTGGCAAAACCACGTTGCTGCGTATCATCTGTGGCCTCAATGACAGTTACCAAGGCAATATCCTGTGGTGCGGCGAGCCGGTTCGCGAACAACGCGAGACCTTTCTGGCTTCGCTGCTTTATATTGGGCACCGCGTCGGTGTGAACCGGATTCTGACGCCTCGTGAAAATCTGCGCTGGAGCGCCTCCCTGCACACGCCGGTGGACGACAGTCGTATTGACAGCGCGCTGGCGAGGGTTGGCCTCAAGGCCTATGAGGATGTGCCATGCCGGAATCTGTCGGCCGGTCAGAATCAGCGGGTATCTCTGGCCCGACTGTTGATCAGTCCAGCGGTGCTGTGGATCCTCGATGAACCCTTCACAACTCTGGATGTTTACGGCGTTCGCGAGCTGGAACAGCTGCTTTCCGAGCATGTCGGCAAGGGCGGCGCTGTGCTGGTCACTACGCACCATCGGCTTAATGTTCCCTGCGCGGTTGAACGTCTGAACCTGGACGGCGTGGAGCAACCGGCATGA
- a CDS encoding DUF2802 domain-containing protein, whose amino-acid sequence MNWSLMMLMTLSTALTLVLIAGFGLTLGALQIVNMRKVNRLNQALTEVSTRQEALMRANGGAVVKLGQSMHSLEQRVTLTARRQQELENKDAGSLTYDQASKLIQMGAAPEDLVKTCGLSQAEAKLVSLMAARGVGKPA is encoded by the coding sequence ATGAATTGGAGCTTGATGATGTTGATGACCTTAAGCACGGCACTGACACTGGTCCTGATTGCTGGTTTTGGCCTGACCCTGGGCGCCTTGCAGATCGTCAACATGCGTAAAGTCAATCGATTGAATCAGGCGTTGACGGAAGTCTCTACGCGTCAGGAAGCATTGATGCGCGCCAATGGTGGCGCTGTGGTAAAGCTGGGCCAGAGCATGCACAGCCTGGAGCAGCGGGTGACGCTGACTGCCAGGCGACAGCAGGAGCTGGAAAACAAGGATGCGGGCAGTCTGACCTACGACCAGGCAAGCAAACTGATTCAGATGGGCGCAGCCCCAGAGGATCTGGTAAAAACCTGCGGGCTGTCCCAGGCTGAAGCTAAACTGGTGTCGCTGATGGCGGCCCGGGGTGTTGGCAAACCTGCCTGA
- a CDS encoding chemotaxis protein CheW — protein MGEVKKQDNDQVLQWVTFQLENETYGVDVMVVKEVLKFQDIAPVPGAPSYVMGIINIRGTVISVINTRCRFGLPDREPDDNTRIVIIEIGQHIIGIVVDSVAEVVYLKRSEIETPPQVNKDDSARFIQGVCHRDDQLLILVELDKLLSEEELAELDN, from the coding sequence ATGGGCGAAGTCAAGAAACAGGATAACGATCAGGTACTGCAGTGGGTAACGTTCCAACTGGAGAATGAGACCTACGGCGTTGATGTCATGGTCGTCAAAGAAGTGCTTAAATTTCAGGATATTGCGCCGGTTCCTGGTGCGCCTTCCTATGTCATGGGCATTATCAATATTCGTGGCACGGTGATATCGGTTATCAATACCCGGTGCCGTTTTGGCTTGCCGGACCGTGAGCCAGATGACAATACCCGTATCGTCATCATAGAAATTGGACAGCATATTATTGGCATTGTGGTCGACAGTGTGGCTGAGGTGGTTTACCTGAAGCGTTCCGAGATCGAAACACCGCCACAAGTAAATAAAGACGATTCGGCTCGTTTTATACAGGGGGTCTGTCATCGCGACGATCAGCTCCTGATCCTGGTGGAGCTGGACAAACTGCTCAGTGAAGAAGAACTGGCCGAACTCGATAATTGA
- a CDS encoding chemotaxis protein CheW yields MVNEQVSTQTHSKSASQGVVQDYLDVLLRNVLPDEEPQPDLTSPSQAVSTQMAATVSEATSLEEWSADPVASPVLQQVVAPEPELAPELAIPAPEQTLDLSRVETPTTNQEQEQEPAGASMPWAEKPFASLLFDVVGLKLAAPLHELGGIMPLADKLQPMVAQADWFMGLIRWNGKTIRVVDTARFVMPERVDAEQQIEYQSIVVLGDSHWALAVNNADQSAHLQPADIRWRKTSGKRPWLAGTVLGRLCALLDVEVLVSMLDASDTARQIKADLLKED; encoded by the coding sequence ATGGTTAACGAACAGGTGTCGACACAAACGCATTCGAAATCGGCATCACAGGGTGTTGTCCAGGATTATCTGGATGTATTGCTGCGCAATGTTCTGCCAGATGAAGAGCCACAACCAGACCTGACGTCACCGTCACAAGCTGTGTCAACGCAGATGGCTGCGACTGTATCAGAGGCCACCTCTCTTGAAGAATGGTCGGCCGACCCGGTCGCCAGTCCGGTGCTACAGCAGGTTGTGGCGCCGGAGCCCGAGTTGGCACCTGAGCTGGCGATACCGGCCCCTGAGCAGACGCTTGACCTGTCGCGGGTAGAAACACCAACCACGAACCAGGAGCAGGAGCAGGAGCCGGCTGGGGCGTCTATGCCCTGGGCCGAGAAACCCTTTGCCAGTCTGTTATTTGATGTGGTGGGACTGAAGCTGGCGGCGCCCCTGCACGAACTGGGCGGGATAATGCCCCTGGCAGACAAGCTGCAGCCCATGGTAGCGCAGGCCGACTGGTTTATGGGGCTGATCCGCTGGAACGGCAAAACCATACGGGTGGTCGATACTGCGCGCTTTGTCATGCCTGAACGGGTAGACGCAGAACAACAGATCGAGTACCAGAGCATTGTTGTGCTGGGCGACAGTCATTGGGCATTGGCGGTCAACAACGCAGATCAGTCCGCTCATCTGCAGCCCGCGGACATTCGGTGGCGCAAGACTTCGGGTAAACGACCCTGGCTGGCAGGTACCGTGTTGGGACGTTTGTGCGCGCTGCTGGATGTGGAAGTGCTGGTAAGCATGCTGGATGCCAGTGATACGGCCCGGCAGATTAAAGCGGACCTGCTTAAGGAAGATTAA
- a CDS encoding ParA family protein, whose amino-acid sequence MRVWSVANQKGGVGKTTTTVALGCLLAQQGKRVLMLDLDPQASLGSYFGHSPESTSHSSFDWFAPPGKLDPAQLDASIHDTDASGLSLVPGNTALATMERNAVSQEGMGLAVSRALTCLWDRFDHVLIDSPPTLGVLLVNALAASEQVIVPVQTEFLAIKGVERMLNTLQMINRSRRHPLPYLLVPTLFDRRTQAGVSSFRHMRKTWPEHVWNSAIPVDTRLRDASAKGVTPLALDPDSRGIQAYGSLLKTLLKTTSEAPLVATGAVVHG is encoded by the coding sequence ATGAGAGTCTGGTCAGTAGCCAATCAGAAAGGGGGCGTTGGTAAAACGACTACCACGGTTGCCCTTGGCTGCCTGTTGGCTCAGCAAGGCAAGCGGGTGCTGATGCTTGATCTGGATCCGCAGGCGTCTCTGGGCAGCTATTTTGGTCATTCGCCTGAATCCACATCGCATAGCAGCTTTGACTGGTTTGCGCCGCCAGGCAAACTGGACCCAGCGCAGCTTGATGCCAGCATTCATGATACTGACGCGTCGGGTCTCAGTCTGGTGCCCGGAAATACCGCGCTCGCGACCATGGAGCGCAATGCAGTTTCTCAGGAAGGCATGGGCCTGGCGGTCTCGCGCGCGCTGACCTGTCTGTGGGATCGATTTGACCATGTTCTGATAGACAGTCCACCGACACTGGGCGTGCTGCTGGTCAATGCGCTGGCCGCATCAGAACAGGTCATTGTGCCAGTACAGACAGAATTTCTCGCGATCAAAGGTGTTGAACGCATGCTTAATACACTGCAAATGATCAATCGCTCCCGGCGACATCCTTTGCCCTACCTGTTAGTGCCGACGCTGTTTGACCGGCGCACCCAGGCTGGCGTCAGCAGCTTCAGGCACATGCGCAAAACCTGGCCTGAGCATGTCTGGAATTCGGCGATTCCGGTTGATACTCGACTGCGCGATGCCAGTGCCAAAGGCGTCACGCCACTGGCGCTGGACCCCGACAGTCGCGGTATTCAGGCCTATGGCTCGTTGTTGAAGACTTTGTTGAAAACGACATCAGAGGCGCCGCTGGTCGCAACAGGAGCAGTTGTCCATGGTTAA